Proteins found in one Paenibacillus dendritiformis genomic segment:
- a CDS encoding EamA family transporter, producing MRNEWLWFLLVVMTWFGSLGSACFKLSSARKQRSMLLLGFLCYGAGALLNIYLLRFLPYTVVLPANALTFIWTMVLARWIFKESIGLPKLAGIAFIFAGMLLLAG from the coding sequence ATGAGAAATGAATGGCTCTGGTTCCTCCTCGTGGTGATGACATGGTTCGGGTCGCTTGGCAGCGCCTGCTTCAAGTTATCGTCCGCGCGCAAGCAGCGGAGCATGCTTCTCCTCGGGTTCCTGTGCTATGGAGCCGGGGCGCTGCTCAATATTTATTTGCTTCGCTTTCTGCCTTATACTGTCGTCCTTCCGGCCAATGCGCTGACCTTCATCTGGACGATGGTGCTGGCGAGATGGATATTCAAGGAATCGATAGGCTTGCCGAAGTTGGCCGGCATTGCCTTTATTTTTGCGGGTATGCTGCTTCTCGCAGGATGA
- a CDS encoding EamA family transporter produces the protein MELLKSKHAGKALMIMSAWCTATGQLFWKWGLANLLYLGIGFVFYGIGAILMIKSLSLEKLSVAYPLMACSYIFALLYGGLLLGETVNLQKGIAVLLLILGVACISYEK, from the coding sequence ATGGAGCTCTTGAAGTCGAAGCACGCCGGCAAGGCGCTCATGATCATGTCAGCCTGGTGCACCGCGACGGGGCAGTTGTTCTGGAAATGGGGCCTTGCGAACCTGCTCTATTTGGGGATTGGCTTTGTGTTCTACGGCATCGGGGCCATTCTCATGATTAAGTCGCTGTCGCTGGAAAAGCTGTCCGTCGCTTATCCGCTCATGGCATGCAGCTATATTTTTGCCCTGCTGTATGGCGGCCTGCTCTTGGGCGAGACGGTCAATCTGCAGAAAGGAATCGCCGTCCTGCTGCTCATTCTCGGCGTCGCGTGCATCAGCTATGAGAAATGA